One region of Mycolicibacterium rhodesiae NBB3 genomic DNA includes:
- a CDS encoding acyl-CoA dehydrogenase family protein: protein MPVDRLLPTDEAHDLIALTRDVADKVLDPIVDAHEKAETYPDGVFPALGAAGLLSLPQPEEWGGGGQPFEVYLQVLEELAARWAAVAVAVSVHSLSSHPLLAFGSDEQKQRWLPGMLSGEQIGAYSLSEPQAGSDAAALRCAARGDGDGYVLNGSKAWITHGGVADFYTLFARTGEGSRGISCFLVPGDLDGLSFGKPEEKMGLHAVPTTSAFYDQARIGADRLIGAEGQGLTIAFSALDAGRLGIAAVATGLAQAALDEAVAYANERTTFGRKIIDHQGLGFLLADMSAAVVSARATYLDAARRRDAGHPYSQQASVAKLVATDAAMKVTTDAVQVFGGAGYTRDYRVERYMREAKIMQIFEGTNQIQRLVISRGLVS from the coding sequence CACGCGACGTCGCAGACAAGGTGCTCGATCCGATCGTCGACGCCCACGAGAAAGCCGAGACCTATCCCGACGGGGTGTTCCCCGCACTCGGGGCGGCCGGGCTACTGAGCCTGCCGCAGCCCGAGGAGTGGGGCGGCGGGGGCCAGCCGTTCGAGGTGTACCTACAGGTGCTCGAGGAGCTCGCGGCGCGCTGGGCGGCCGTCGCGGTCGCGGTCAGTGTGCACAGCCTGTCGTCGCATCCGCTACTGGCCTTCGGCAGCGACGAGCAGAAACAGCGCTGGCTTCCCGGCATGCTCTCCGGCGAACAGATCGGGGCCTACAGCCTCTCCGAGCCCCAGGCCGGTTCCGACGCGGCGGCGCTGCGCTGCGCTGCCAGAGGCGACGGTGACGGTTATGTACTCAACGGGTCCAAGGCATGGATCACTCACGGCGGGGTCGCCGACTTCTACACGTTGTTCGCCCGCACCGGCGAAGGCTCACGCGGCATCTCGTGCTTCCTGGTGCCCGGCGACCTTGACGGCCTGTCCTTCGGAAAGCCCGAGGAGAAGATGGGGCTGCATGCCGTACCCACCACGTCGGCGTTCTACGATCAGGCGCGCATCGGCGCCGACCGGCTCATCGGCGCCGAGGGGCAGGGGCTGACGATCGCGTTCTCCGCCCTGGACGCCGGCCGGCTAGGCATCGCCGCCGTGGCCACCGGGCTGGCGCAGGCCGCGCTCGACGAAGCCGTCGCTTACGCCAACGAGCGAACGACGTTCGGCCGCAAGATCATCGACCATCAGGGACTCGGTTTCCTGCTCGCCGACATGAGTGCCGCGGTGGTCAGTGCGCGGGCCACCTACCTCGATGCCGCACGGCGCCGCGACGCGGGCCACCCGTATTCGCAGCAGGCCAGCGTCGCCAAGCTCGTCGCCACCGACGCGGCGATGAAGGTGACCACCGACGCGGTGCAGGTGTTCGGCGGCGCCGGTTACACCCGCGACTACCGCGTCGAGCGCTACATGCGCGAAGCCAAGATCATGCAGATCTTCGAGGGCACCAATCAGATTCAGCGCCTTGTAATTTCACGCGGTTTGGTTAGTTGA
- a CDS encoding alpha/beta fold hydrolase — MKWRIMAIVTVVAVAALAANALLVSRTTRDAAPFDGGRVLVLDGPDLNVKEFGPPSDRAVVLLHGYSASVQWWDRVAAALPGRRVVAIDLVGHGGSEAPSDVEQYGIDGQAEAVRRALDDLGVEHAVLVGHSMGGLVAIALTELDSERVERVVVSDSPAAEGLVDESALAGLACTPLIGPAVDLLRPVDAITDSALQTGFAPDFPVPPLAHRSLEQLTHAGVCESGKQGGDRAAADRLAGLAKPVLVVWGERDVLTPTASNVQRYREAGLTPVVIPGVGHSPMVEAPGEFVNAITEFIQ, encoded by the coding sequence ATGAAGTGGCGAATCATGGCGATCGTTACCGTTGTGGCGGTCGCGGCACTGGCTGCGAACGCACTTCTCGTATCGCGAACCACGCGTGACGCGGCGCCGTTCGACGGCGGCAGGGTGCTCGTACTCGACGGCCCGGATCTGAACGTCAAGGAGTTCGGTCCGCCTTCAGATCGTGCGGTCGTGCTGCTCCATGGCTACTCGGCGTCGGTGCAGTGGTGGGATCGCGTCGCCGCGGCTCTGCCGGGCCGGCGGGTGGTCGCCATCGATCTTGTCGGCCACGGCGGCTCGGAGGCACCGAGCGACGTCGAGCAGTACGGCATCGACGGGCAGGCCGAGGCGGTCCGGCGGGCGCTGGATGACCTCGGCGTCGAACATGCGGTGCTGGTGGGCCATTCGATGGGCGGCCTCGTCGCGATCGCGCTCACCGAACTGGATTCCGAACGTGTTGAGCGCGTGGTGGTTTCCGATTCACCCGCCGCCGAGGGCCTCGTCGACGAGTCGGCTCTGGCCGGCCTGGCCTGCACACCGCTCATCGGGCCCGCGGTGGACCTGCTGCGGCCGGTGGACGCGATCACCGACAGCGCGCTGCAGACGGGCTTCGCGCCCGATTTTCCCGTGCCGCCGCTCGCACACCGCTCGCTGGAGCAACTCACCCACGCGGGTGTCTGCGAGTCGGGGAAGCAGGGCGGGGATCGTGCCGCGGCGGATCGGCTGGCCGGTCTGGCGAAACCCGTGCTCGTCGTCTGGGGTGAGCGCGATGTGCTGACACCGACCGCGTCCAACGTCCAGCGCTATCGCGAGGCGGGTCTGACTCCGGTCGTCATCCCCGGGGTGGGGCACAGCCCGATGGTCGAGGCCCCCGGCGAGTTCGTCAACGCCATCACCGAGTTCATCCAGTGA
- a CDS encoding sensor histidine kinase produces the protein MLDRIAGYLAAEPVRVTAFLRLPLIALIGLLVYTWEVDHWLPEVYEVVLGAYAIAAVGWLIVVLRGPVPRWADWTSTAFDVLVVVVLCLVSGGATAALLPVFFLLPIAVAFQDRPALTAILGTGTALCYLVVWIVYSKRDDTVGMPDIVYTHVGFLLWAAAATTALCVVLVRRRARVNKLQNVRRQLVSEAMQADERHNREVAEHLHDGPLQTLLAARLDLDEVRERNDDPALEAVHTALQQTAAALRSTVTELHPQVLAQLGLTPAVRELLRQFEARGDHTVHADLEDVGKPESQQLLYRAARELLMNISKHARATTVRVGLSRRGDRVVLTIADDGRGFDPAIVASYVADGHIGLGSLLARFDAMGGAMEIESVIGQGTQVTATSPPESG, from the coding sequence GTGCTGGACCGCATCGCCGGCTATCTCGCGGCAGAGCCCGTGCGGGTCACCGCTTTTCTGCGGCTGCCGCTTATCGCACTCATCGGCCTGCTGGTCTATACGTGGGAGGTCGACCACTGGTTGCCCGAGGTCTACGAGGTGGTGCTGGGGGCCTACGCCATCGCGGCCGTGGGGTGGCTGATCGTCGTGCTGCGCGGTCCCGTGCCGCGCTGGGCGGACTGGACCTCGACGGCTTTCGACGTGCTGGTCGTCGTGGTGCTGTGCCTGGTGTCAGGTGGAGCGACGGCGGCGTTGCTGCCGGTGTTCTTCCTGCTGCCGATTGCGGTGGCGTTCCAGGACCGGCCGGCGCTCACCGCGATCCTCGGCACCGGCACCGCGCTGTGCTACCTGGTGGTCTGGATCGTGTACTCCAAACGCGACGACACCGTCGGAATGCCCGACATCGTGTACACCCATGTCGGCTTCCTGCTGTGGGCCGCCGCCGCCACGACCGCGCTGTGCGTGGTGCTGGTGCGCCGCCGAGCGCGAGTCAACAAGCTGCAGAACGTCCGCAGGCAGTTGGTGTCGGAGGCGATGCAGGCCGACGAGCGGCACAACCGGGAAGTCGCCGAGCATCTGCACGACGGACCGCTGCAGACGTTGCTGGCGGCGCGGCTGGACCTCGACGAGGTCCGCGAGCGCAACGACGATCCGGCACTCGAAGCCGTCCACACCGCGCTGCAGCAGACCGCCGCCGCCCTGCGGTCGACGGTCACCGAACTGCATCCCCAGGTGCTGGCCCAGTTGGGACTGACCCCGGCCGTGCGAGAACTGTTGCGGCAGTTCGAGGCCCGTGGCGATCACACGGTGCACGCCGATCTCGAAGACGTCGGGAAACCGGAGTCTCAGCAGCTGCTGTACCGGGCTGCCAGAGAACTGCTGATGAACATCTCCAAGCACGCACGCGCCACCACCGTGCGGGTGGGGTTGTCGCGTCGCGGTGACCGCGTCGTGCTGACCATCGCCGACGATGGCAGAGGTTTCGACCCCGCGATCGTTGCGAGTTACGTCGCCGACGGGCACATCGGTTTGGGTTCGCTGCTGGCGCGGTTCGACGCGATGGGCGGTGCGATGGAGATCGAATCGGTGATCGGTCAGGGCACGCAGGTCACCGCGACATCGCCGCCGGAGAGCGGTTGA
- a CDS encoding response regulator, protein MSTGLTSEKVRVVVGDDHPMFRDGVVRALVSSGSIEVVAEADDGVSALEAIRTHLPQVALLDYRMPGMDGAEVAAAVQRDELPTRVLLISAHDESAIVFKALQEGAAGFLPKESSRSELVNAVLDCAKGRDVVAPSLAAGLVGEIRKRAEPEGPVLSPREREVLKLIAAGSSIPAMAKELFLAPSTVKTHVQRLYEKLGVNDRAAAVAEAMRRKLLD, encoded by the coding sequence GTGTCGACAGGCCTGACCAGCGAAAAAGTGCGAGTCGTGGTGGGTGACGACCATCCGATGTTCCGCGACGGTGTGGTGCGTGCACTCGTATCCAGCGGGTCGATCGAGGTGGTCGCCGAGGCCGACGACGGGGTGTCGGCACTCGAGGCGATCCGCACGCATCTGCCGCAGGTCGCGCTGCTGGACTACCGGATGCCGGGGATGGACGGCGCCGAAGTCGCCGCCGCGGTACAGCGTGACGAGCTGCCGACCCGCGTGCTGCTGATCTCCGCACACGACGAGTCGGCGATCGTCTTCAAGGCTCTGCAGGAGGGTGCGGCCGGCTTCCTGCCGAAGGAGTCCAGCCGCTCCGAGCTGGTGAACGCCGTGCTGGACTGTGCCAAGGGACGCGATGTCGTCGCGCCCAGCCTGGCCGCGGGGTTGGTGGGTGAGATCCGTAAGCGGGCGGAGCCGGAGGGGCCGGTGCTGAGCCCCCGCGAACGTGAAGTGCTGAAGCTGATCGCGGCGGGCAGCAGCATTCCCGCGATGGCCAAGGAGCTGTTCCTGGCCCCCTCGACGGTCAAGACCCACGTGCAGCGTCTCTACGAGAAACTCGGGGTGAACGACCGCGCCGCCGCGGTCGCCGAGGCGATGCGCCGCAAGCTGCTGGACTAG
- a CDS encoding DUF1348 family protein, translating into MTESRPPFPPFTHETAIQKVQAAEDAWNTRDPERVSLAYTVDSQWRNRDVHVVGRAEIVAFLTQKWQRELDYVLRKSLWDFHDNRIAVRFQYECRDAGGQWFRSYGNELWEFSPDGLMARREASINDRRIDETQRRYFGPRPESERGAEIVLW; encoded by the coding sequence ATGACCGAAAGCCGTCCGCCCTTCCCGCCGTTCACGCACGAGACCGCCATTCAGAAGGTCCAGGCCGCCGAGGATGCCTGGAACACACGCGACCCGGAGCGGGTGAGTTTGGCCTACACCGTTGATTCGCAGTGGCGTAACCGCGACGTGCACGTTGTCGGCCGCGCCGAGATCGTCGCGTTCCTCACCCAGAAGTGGCAGCGCGAACTCGACTACGTATTACGCAAGAGCCTGTGGGACTTTCACGACAACCGGATCGCCGTGCGGTTCCAGTACGAATGCCGCGACGCGGGCGGGCAGTGGTTTCGCAGCTACGGCAACGAGCTGTGGGAGTTCAGCCCCGACGGCCTGATGGCGCGCCGGGAGGCCAGCATCAACGACCGCAGGATCGACGAAACGCAGCGGCGGTACTTCGGCCCCCGCCCGGAGTCGGAGCGAGGCGCCGAGATCGTGCTCTGGTAG
- a CDS encoding acyl-CoA dehydrogenase family protein: MDFAMSAKGQDFHDRLSEFMTEFVFPAEKDYEAYRHEKGPDDHTVPPIIEELKKLARERGLWNLFLPSESGLSNLEYAPLAELTGWSMEIAPEVTNCAAPDTGNMETLHLFANEEQSKQWLEPLLNGEIRSAFAMTEPAVASSDARNIQTTMLRDGDDYVINGRKWWITGAADPRCKVLIVMGRTNPDAASHQQQSMILVPIDTPGVSVLRSLPVFGWQDQHGHCEITFDNVRVPVANLLGEEGGGFAIAQARLGPGRIHHCMRAIGVAERAMALMIDRVNTRIAFGKPLADQGVVQQQVAQSRNEIEQSRVLCHKAAWVIDKHGNKSKEAQQLVAMIKSVAPQMACNVIDRAIQVHGAAGVSDDTVLARLYGWHRAMRLFDGPDEVHMRTIARAELGREKSAFAAAVTQSVTR, from the coding sequence ATGGACTTTGCGATGTCGGCCAAAGGGCAGGACTTCCACGATCGGCTCTCCGAATTCATGACCGAGTTCGTGTTCCCCGCTGAGAAGGACTACGAGGCGTACCGGCACGAGAAGGGTCCGGACGACCACACGGTTCCGCCCATCATCGAAGAACTCAAGAAGCTGGCCAGAGAACGTGGCCTGTGGAATCTGTTCCTTCCGTCGGAGTCGGGTCTGTCCAACCTCGAGTACGCGCCGCTGGCCGAGCTGACCGGCTGGAGCATGGAGATCGCGCCCGAGGTGACCAACTGCGCGGCGCCCGACACCGGCAACATGGAAACACTGCACCTGTTCGCGAACGAGGAACAGAGCAAGCAGTGGCTCGAGCCGCTGCTGAACGGTGAAATCCGCAGCGCCTTCGCGATGACGGAGCCCGCGGTCGCCTCCAGCGACGCGCGCAACATCCAGACGACGATGCTGCGTGACGGCGACGACTACGTCATCAACGGTCGCAAATGGTGGATCACCGGAGCCGCCGACCCGCGCTGCAAGGTCCTGATCGTGATGGGCCGCACCAATCCCGACGCAGCCAGCCATCAGCAGCAGTCGATGATCCTGGTCCCGATCGACACGCCCGGGGTGTCGGTGCTTCGGTCGCTTCCGGTGTTCGGCTGGCAGGACCAGCACGGACACTGCGAGATCACTTTCGACAACGTGCGGGTGCCGGTCGCGAACCTGCTCGGCGAAGAGGGTGGCGGCTTCGCGATCGCGCAGGCCCGCCTCGGGCCGGGGCGCATCCACCACTGCATGCGCGCCATCGGGGTCGCCGAGCGCGCCATGGCGTTGATGATCGACCGGGTCAACACACGCATCGCGTTCGGCAAGCCGCTCGCAGACCAGGGCGTGGTGCAGCAGCAGGTTGCGCAGTCCCGCAACGAAATCGAGCAGAGCCGGGTGTTGTGTCACAAGGCCGCGTGGGTGATCGACAAGCACGGAAACAAGAGCAAGGAAGCCCAGCAGCTGGTCGCGATGATCAAGTCGGTCGCGCCGCAGATGGCGTGCAATGTGATCGACCGGGCGATCCAGGTGCACGGTGCGGCGGGTGTCAGCGACGACACCGTATTGGCCCGGCTCTACGGATGGCACCGGGCGATGCGCCTGTTCGACGGACCCGACGAGGTGCACATGCGGACCATCGCGCGCGCCGAACTCGGCCGGGAGAAGTCGGCTTTCGCCGCCGCGGTGACACAGTCGGTGACCCGGTAG